The following coding sequences are from one Camarhynchus parvulus chromosome 1, STF_HiC, whole genome shotgun sequence window:
- the ATP5PF gene encoding ATP synthase-coupling factor 6, mitochondrial, whose amino-acid sequence MILRQILRLSSLFHSAVSIHLRRNIGLSAIVFNKAKELDPVQKLFVDKIREYNTKSKQAGGPVDAGPEFQKDMNESLARLQRAYGEGDLTKFPEFKFEEPKFEETPK is encoded by the exons ATGATCCTGCGGCAGATCTTGCggctttcctcccttttccacTCCGCTGTGTCCATTCACCTGCGCAGGAACATTGGGCTCTCTGCGATTGTCTTCAACAAGGCAAAAGAGCTCGACCCCGTCCAGAAGCTCTTTGTGGACAAGATCAGAGAGTACAACACGAAGAGCAA GCAAGCTGGAGGGCCTGTTGATGCAGGACCTGAGTTTCAAAAAGATATGAACGAATCCCTTGCAAGACTCCAACGGGCGTATGGTGAGGGAGATCTCACCAAGTTTCCAGAATTTAAGTTTGAGG